In Thermococcus alcaliphilus, the genomic window CGATAGAGAACAAGGTTGATGCGGTGATAGCCCCAGAATACGGGAGAAAGGATTCCGGTTTTGATCACGTCCTTGCGAGGCTAGCGGCTAAAAACAATGTTGCTGTGGGTTTTTCTCTCGCTCCTCTACTGAAGGCAACTCCCTATGAAAGGGCAAACATACTGAAGTTTATGATGAAAAACTGGAGGCTTGTGGAGAAGTACAAAACTCCCAGATTTTTAACTTCCTCAGCTGAATCCAAATGGGAAGTACGTTTTCCAAGGGACTTAATGAGCCTTGGAATAAACATCGGTATGGAGATTCCACAGGCAAAAGCATCTCTGAGCTTTTATCCAGAAATGATGCTAAAAAAGTTGAAAAGGTCTTAAAAGCCTAAAAACGCTATTCTTTGGCTTCTTCGAGCAAGCGAGTTAGCAGTGCCCACTGCTGGTCTTCAAAGGCATCTCTCTCCGCAACAAGGATCAAAGTTCCCTTATGGCTCACGACAAAGTCCTTCAGCTTGTTTAGGAACTTTATCACGCTTGTGAATTCGTTGTACATGATCAAGTATTCCAAGCAGTCTATTAGTATAATTCCTCTGCTCCCGGCTTCTTCCATTGCTTTTAGATATTTATACGACAGCTCTGTCATCCTTTCTAAGTTCATGGGTGATATGGCCTCTACTTTGCTTTCTTTGGTGGCCGTGGTTACGAAATAGTAAGTCCAATTCTCGGGGATATTGTTCAAAGTTCTGACAAACGCAAGTACAGGCGCATCTTTCAACTTCTCTTTTACCTTTTTGTACTCTTCTTGGTTTATTATCCTGACACCCGGCTCTATCTCAACTTCGTGGATTTCCATTGTTTTTAGCCTGAGGAACTCTTCAGAGGATGTAAGCCTTATCATTAATACCGTTAGGGCTACTATGAGAAAGGCAGAAACTGCTGATCCAAATATTGCCTGTTCAGGAAGAGTGTAAGTTATGGGAATTGGAAGCAAGTGAAGACCAAATATTAACAAGACTATTGAAAGATAAGTTATCTTCTTTCCATAAATATCCTTTATTTCTCTGACTAAGTATCCAAGCCACATGAAGAGTAACCCTGCTATTCCATGGGAACTACTTAACACTAGGAAACCTCTGAGATCTGGGGCTTTTGCTTCCATTAGCATGCCAATTACAATCAAGTACAGAACTAGAATTGGTCCCAACAAAGAAAACACTTCAACATAATGGGGGGCTATTCCCATTTTCTCTTCTTTAAGCCATTTAACTATTCCAATAAATATCAAAGTACTTGTCAGAGTTAATAGGAATCCGAGTCTATATGCCGTTCCAGTCGTGTAGGTGCTGGAGATCAAGCCATAATGAACTACAGTAAAGAAATCAAACAACCAAGCTAGTGCTATATAAAAGGCAGAAGTCCTTTTGGTTTTAAAGTAAATTCTGAGGATTAACACAAATGCCAGTATATCAAAGCCCATTGTTATAATTCCAGGAAGCACTGAAAGTGTGGAGTATGGATCCACTTTTCTCACCCCACCTCTCTTTTAGGATTGCCAAATCCATCCCACTTAAAAGGTTTTGTTGGTGGAACCCTATAAATATCTTCATCTTCAATCTTCACAACAAGTAGTTCAGGACGTGCCATTATTATCCCCATCTTCCCCTTTTCATTATAGTTAACAATTTCAACTCTCTCATCTCTACAAACCAAAGGGAAGATTATAGTAAAGGGGTAGTTCGGATAGTATAATAGCATATCCCTTTTAACTATTCCTACATTAGTCCCAAAACCGTAATGACCATAGAGAGGGATAACCTCTGCATTAGGAAACATTTCCTGGATTTCTTTAAATTTCTGTGGAGTTAAATCAAGTCCTCCTGTGAGTATTGTTTGTATCTCTTCAGCTTTTTTTGAAAAAAGGGACAAAAGTGGTGGTGCAGTCTTCACAGTATTTATATTGTCTTTTTCTAATACTCTCTCAGTGTATATTTTAAGAGGTCGTAACTCTGGCACATTCCCTCCATATCTCTCGACCTTTTCCTTTAGATTATATGTCTCTATGCCAATAAAATACAATACGCCCCCATAGGACCACACAAGCTCGCTTATCTCCTCTTGATACCATCCATAAGGGCCGTGAGCCAGAGCTCTCATCCTGTACTCTTCGTTATAAATTTCGTTTAACTTATATATCTCGTCAAAAGACGCTTTCGAGTATTTCACAAGAAGCTTCATATACTCGTAGTCCCAGTGGAGTATGCCCCTTTCTCGGGTGGTTCCAGAAGATTGGTAAAATCTTACTTTTCCCCTATAATTATTGGGAAGAAAATCAAGCCAGTTGTTTCGGAGGTACTTTTCACTAACAGCCAGATTTGAGTTGAAGATGTTCTCAAAAACGTCTTCAAGCTTCCCCTCAAAGATTTCATCCAAGTTTACTTTCTTTTTCATTCTCTTCCAGTAGGGGGTATTTTCAAGATGATACTCAAATATTCCTCTAAGATGCGAGATAGTCTCTTTTTCTGTTATGTTGAGGGGATCATAGTCCTTTGCAAAATCTTCATACTTCATTTTACCATCCTCCAAGAACTCCCAATTAGATGTTTGCTAAGTATAATGGGTGGGGGATGTTATTAAATTTTTCTACAATGAGTGGGGGAAAAGATTAAATAAAAAGCAACAGTAATATAACAAGGTGTTGCAGCAATGAGCGGCATTTTGCTTGGGAAAAAAGACCCCGAGAATTTAAGGTATACAGCCGAGACAGCATACAAGACAACGGAATTCTGGAAAGAAAAGTTTTCAGATGTCGATATAGATGAATTAAAACCAGAAACACTTGCTTCTCTAACTGACAAAGTATTCATAGAGCCCCACGATCTGCATGAAAGAGAAAGGGTCTGGCCAACATACATAAAAGGTCTAGAGGTTTTCCATGTATTTACGAGAACTAGTGGCACAACGGGAATGCCAAAAAGGATTCCAATAACCGAAGACGACATTGAAAGGGCCGGTGAACAAATGAAAGCATGGGTAGAAGAGTATTTGGAAACAAACAAACTTGCCTCGTTTCTTCCGCCATTACCATCTGCCTCTGGGTTTTATGTTCTTGGCGCTATTAGAAATTTAAGACCAAAAATTGCATATCATGGCCTTCCAATCCAATATTTAAGAGATAGAGACCTGTTGATAAAAGAACTCAGAGAGACAAACGCTACTGCTATTTTTGCCTTAACTACAACAGCTTATAAACTTGGACTCATTCTTCCGGAGAGTATAAAAGAAGACATTCAGTTAATAGGTGTAGGAGCAGAGACCCTTACACAAGAGGTCGCAAATGCAATACTTAACAATTTTCCAAATGCAATAATAGTTGATAATTATGCAAGCTCTGAAGAAGGAGTAACAGGTTATAGGGTTATCAAAAAAAATAAAGTAGAGCCCTTCACTTTCCCAGAATCACTGATAGTCCTAAAAGAGAACGAGGATCCAGAGTATAAGGACTATTACGAAATGTACATCACCAAGATAATGAAAGAAGGCGAACTTACGGGACTGCCAATCTTTAACTATAAGATTGGAGATATAGCAAAGGTAATTGATGGAAAAGTCATGAACATAATCAGGGTAAAAGACGTGATAAGCCTTGGAGGGGCAAAGCTTCACATAGATCAGGTTATGGACATCGTTCACAGATATCCCTTCTTGGTGGACTTCGTGATAATCTACCACCCTCTCTCGCCGGGTAATCCAAAACCAAAAGCCATAATAAAGGTCGGATACGTGGGAGAAAAGCCATCCGGCATAGAAGACGAAATAAAGAGCCTAATATACGAAGCCAACAACCCAGTTAGATATGAGGTTGAAGAGGCTAAATCCTCTGAGCTTGTCGTAGAGGTAGTCCCCGCAGAGAAAGTAAGAGAAGGCTTACCTCAAAAACCAGGGAAGACAAAGAGAATTTTCATAGTTGGAAAAGACCTCTAGGCCCTATTTTATCTTTTTGTATGGTAAATTATTTAACTTAAAAACCTCAAGTCTATTCTAGGTGAGAATTATGAAGCCAAAGATAATCCACGACCCCATTCATGGAAGTATGAAGATAAGCGGGCTCATTTTAGACCTCATAAAAACTCCAGAATTTCAGAGGCTTAGGAATATAAAGCAACTCGGCCTTGCGTATCTTGTCTACCCCGGTGCAAATCACTCCCGCTTTGAGCATTCCCTAGGGACATACAACATTGCAAAAAGGCTCGCCATGGAACTGGGACTTAGCGAAGAGGAAAAAACCCTCCTGGAGACAGCAGCTTTGCTTCACGACATCGGCCACGGTCCGTTTTCACATACCTTCGAGCAGATATACGAGCACTATGTGAGGGAATACGACCATATGCATCTCGGCCAAAACATCATCCTTGGAAAGATTGACATAATAGATGGAGAGATAGAAGAAAGGCAGTTCATACCTGAGATACTTGACTTTTACGGATACAAGCCAAAAGAAGTTGCCGACCTTATTCTGGGCAAATATGGAAAAAGATATCTCGGACAGGCACTACATGGAGACGTAGATGTAGACCAGCTGGATTACCTTATTAGAGATGCACACTACACCGGAGTAGCCCATGGGATAATCGACCTTGAGAGGCTTCTGAAGGTTCTAAGAATTCACAACAATGAGCTTGTTGTTGACGAGAAGGGGGTTGAGGCAGTTGAGGGCATGATGGTAGCTAGAGCACTGATGTACTCAAGGGTCTACTTCCACCACACGGTAAAGATAGCGGAGGGAATGCTGACTAGGGCTTTGGAGTTTGCCCTTGAAGACGGCTACCTCTGGGAGTTCTGGAAGATGACAGACTGCAGAGTTCTCGTGGAGCTCGAGGATTTGGAAGGCTATCCAAGGGAAATCGTCAAGCGTATCAAGTACCGCGACTTGTTTAAGGCGGCATTGCTATTAGGGGCCGATGAACTTACCGCCGAGGAAAAAAGAGAATTGTTGGCAGTTTATAGAGACATAAAGAAACGCCAAGAGCTCGAAAGGAAACTAGCAGATGCCGTGGGAGCGAAGGAAGGAGAAGTAATTATAGAATTCTCAACGGCTGATCTAATGCTTACCGAGCCGAGATTGAAGTCAACGGAAATTGGAGTAGTAATGCACACCGGAGAAATAAAGCCCCTAACAAAAGTTACCCCACTTGCAAACGCCCTCAAGAGAAGGCAAACACCCAGATGGGCCGTAATGGTTGCATCGCCATCAAAATATGTCGACAAGATTAGAGACATGTGGAGAAAGGTTTTCTTCAGCTAAATATCTTTCTCTTTATCTCCTTCTTGAGTTCTTCAATCATCTCAATAAGCTCATCGGCATCCCTAATCTCGTTGAGCTTCTCCTTTGGAATGAGGGGAATCTCTCCCACAACCTCGGTTTTAGTCTTTTCGAGGATGAACAGCCCGTCGCTCTGGATAATTTTGCTGACTTCATTTACCATTTGAGCCCTCCTCACAGTTGATGATGTCTTTCTCTCGCTTATGCCGGTTAAAATCTTCACTCCCTCTTCCTTTGAGATAGCATCAAACGGAGCTTTTTTGATTTTAACAACACCCATTCCAAAATCCTCTAAGCGTTTGAAAATTTCCTTTTCAAGTTCTGTCTCCGGTTCAACTTCCATCTTAGCTTCAACTTTGGCGTTGAGGACATCAATGGGCTTTGCAATTGGGGCATCAAACAGCTCTTCAAGCCTCAGGGCAACCTCAAGGCTCATGGCCTGCTCTCCCCTCTCATAGTTTTGGAGGCTCTTTCTTGAAACCCCCAGAAGCTCAGCAAGCTCCCCAATGCTGTAACCGTGTCTTTCCCTAAGCTCTCGCAGGTATTCTCCGTTAACCCTCACGTAAAAGCCTCCTCTCTCGGCAAAGATTGCAGGTAGTTCGTTTTCCACAAGAATGTCATACAGCGTTTGGGGGTTTAGAGCGTAAATTCCATGTCTCTCGTAAACTACGCCTTCCTCAAGCTCCTCGTTTTTAGATCTTAACCCCACAATAAGCGGAGAAGCCTCAAAGAACTTGGCTAAACGTTTTAAATCTTCCGCCTGCTCCTCTGTAAGGGAATCGATGTTTTGAAGAACTTTCACAAAGAGCAACAAAAAGAGCCTACTCGCAGCTAGGTCAAAGCACGAACCTTTAAACTCCATTCTCGCTACCTTAAATCCAGTTCCCCTGAATATGCTTTCAACAATTCGCAACAATCTCTCTTTTTCCATCATATCATTTATAAATAAAGCTTGGAAATTTAAAAGTTTCCCATTGATGGATAAACTTTTAACCATTTGGCATATCCTAAGGGATGATGAGGCTCCACATAGGCATTGACGACACGGATTCACCGGATGGGATGTGCACCACTTATCTAGGTGCCCTGCTGTATAGAGAGATCTCCAGGGTAGCGGAGCCTTTAGACCTTCCAAAGCTCATCCGTCTAAACCCAAACGTGCCGTACAAGACAAGGGGAAACGGAGCTGTGGCAATGAGTTTCGAAGTGGAAGATGAGGAGATTCCAAAGATAAAAGAGTTCGTTCTGAAAATGGTTGAGGAGTTATCGGACTTTAATCATGAGAACACAAACCCCGGAGTTGTATTTCTGGAGGGAGAACTTCCCAAGGAGCTGGAGGAGTTTACGTATAAAGCTATATGGGAGCACGTTACCATTGAGGATGCTGAAAAAGTTGCGAGAGAAGTAAATGCAGAAATCCACAAGTTCAAGCTCGGCAGGGGCATAATAGGAGCCCTAGCGGCAGTTGGTCATCCATTGAAAAACTTCACCTATGAACTCTTGGCATATAGGAAGAGAGAATTTTGGGGAAAAGAAAGGAGGGTCAACAGAGAGAGTGTGTTTGAAGCTGACAGATTAACCTATCCCTTCACATATGATAACGTCGACCCCTTCAAGGGGAGCGTTCTAATAACACCCCACGGAAAAGACCCTGTTCTGGTTGGCATTAGGGGAATAGACAAAAATAGGGTCTTGTGGGCATTTGAAAACCTTATCATCGAAGAGCCTGTGGAGTTTTTCCAGATTTATAAAACAAACCAGAATACAGATGAACACTTGAGGTTTAGAAAGATCGGCGAATTAAAGCCCTTAGAAAGTGCTGTTGTAAGAGGAAGAGTTAGTAGAGAATACTGGGAGAAAGGAAGGCACGTGTTTTTTGAGCTGAGCGACGAAACTAGCACAATCAGGGTTGCAGCCTTTGAGCCCACTAAGGGATTTAGAAGATACGTTAGGATGTTAATTGAAGGCGACGAGATCATTGCAGCTGGAGGAGTGAAGGAATTCGAGGGTGTTTTGACTCTCAACTTAGAAAAATTCTACCCGATAAGGCTTGCCGAAAAAATAGTTTATGAAAAGCCAAAATGCCCAAAGTGTGGGGGGACGATGAAAAGCAAAGGGGACTATCTGAAATGCAAGAAGTGTGGGCATAAAATGCCAAAAGTCTTGATTCCAAAAAGGCTGCCCCGCCAGCTTGAGAAAAAAATTTACGAAGTTCCACCAGATGCTAGGAAACATCTTTCCAGACCGCTCGTCCTTCCGCTTGGAGAGAAAAAAATTTTGGAAGCAGCTGAGAGGAACTAACTTCTCTCTCTTCTCTCGACCTCTTCTATGTAGGCTATTACGTTATCCACTATCTGGGGAGCCAAGCCTATGTAGTTTTCCGGCTTTAGGGAGTTTAAATCGTCTTCAGTGAGATATTCCATGGCTTCACTTTCCCTTACTACTTTTAACAAGTCCCTTCCCTCTTTAAATGCTTTCATGGCGAGTTTCCTTACCAACTCGTGAGCCTCTTGCCTCCCCATTCCCTTCTCCGTAAGCTTGAGCATCAGCGGCTCGGCCATTATGAGGTTCTTTGTGAGGTAGAGGTTCCTCTTTATGTTCTCCGGGAAAAACTCCAAACCAGATAAAACCTTCTTCATGCTCTTCAACATCTCGTCTAAGAGTATAAACGTCTCTGGAAGAATAACACGCTCAACTGAAGAGTTGGTAAGGTCTCTCTCATGCCAAAGCGGATTGTTGAGTAAAGCTGGAATAACGTTGGAATAAATAACCCTTGCAAGCCCACTGACTTTTTCACATCTTATCGGGTTCCTCTTGTGCGGCATTGTTGAAGAGCCGACCTGCTTCTTTCCAAAGGGTTCGCTGACTTCAAGAATCTCAGTTCTCTGGAGGTTTCTTATCTCAAGGGCTATTTTGTCGAGGGTTGAAGCTATTAAGGCTAGAATGCCCATGAGCTCTGCGTAGATGTCTCTCTGAATTATTTGGTTGCTTATTCTTGCGGGTTTAAGGCCAAGATCCTCCATAACTAAACGCTGAAGTTCAAGCCCTTTTTCGCCAAAGGATGCCATTGTTCCAACAGCACCACTCATCTGCCCTACAAGGATTCTCTCCTTGGCCTCTTCAATTCTATCAATATGTCTTTGGATTTCATCTAG contains:
- the tiaS gene encoding tRNA(Ile2) 2-agmatinylcytidine synthetase TiaS; protein product: MRLHIGIDDTDSPDGMCTTYLGALLYREISRVAEPLDLPKLIRLNPNVPYKTRGNGAVAMSFEVEDEEIPKIKEFVLKMVEELSDFNHENTNPGVVFLEGELPKELEEFTYKAIWEHVTIEDAEKVAREVNAEIHKFKLGRGIIGALAAVGHPLKNFTYELLAYRKREFWGKERRVNRESVFEADRLTYPFTYDNVDPFKGSVLITPHGKDPVLVGIRGIDKNRVLWAFENLIIEEPVEFFQIYKTNQNTDEHLRFRKIGELKPLESAVVRGRVSREYWEKGRHVFFELSDETSTIRVAAFEPTKGFRRYVRMLIEGDEIIAAGGVKEFEGVLTLNLEKFYPIRLAEKIVYEKPKCPKCGGTMKSKGDYLKCKKCGHKMPKVLIPKRLPRQLEKKIYEVPPDARKHLSRPLVLPLGEKKILEAAERN
- a CDS encoding DUF835 domain-containing protein, whose translation is MDPYSTLSVLPGIITMGFDILAFVLILRIYFKTKRTSAFYIALAWLFDFFTVVHYGLISSTYTTGTAYRLGFLLTLTSTLIFIGIVKWLKEEKMGIAPHYVEVFSLLGPILVLYLIVIGMLMEAKAPDLRGFLVLSSSHGIAGLLFMWLGYLVREIKDIYGKKITYLSIVLLIFGLHLLPIPITYTLPEQAIFGSAVSAFLIVALTVLMIRLTSSEEFLRLKTMEIHEVEIEPGVRIINQEEYKKVKEKLKDAPVLAFVRTLNNIPENWTYYFVTTATKESKVEAISPMNLERMTELSYKYLKAMEEAGSRGIILIDCLEYLIMYNEFTSVIKFLNKLKDFVVSHKGTLILVAERDAFEDQQWALLTRLLEEAKE
- a CDS encoding AMP-binding protein, which codes for MSGILLGKKDPENLRYTAETAYKTTEFWKEKFSDVDIDELKPETLASLTDKVFIEPHDLHERERVWPTYIKGLEVFHVFTRTSGTTGMPKRIPITEDDIERAGEQMKAWVEEYLETNKLASFLPPLPSASGFYVLGAIRNLRPKIAYHGLPIQYLRDRDLLIKELRETNATAIFALTTTAYKLGLILPESIKEDIQLIGVGAETLTQEVANAILNNFPNAIIVDNYASSEEGVTGYRVIKKNKVEPFTFPESLIVLKENEDPEYKDYYEMYITKIMKEGELTGLPIFNYKIGDIAKVIDGKVMNIIRVKDVISLGGAKLHIDQVMDIVHRYPFLVDFVIIYHPLSPGNPKPKAIIKVGYVGEKPSGIEDEIKSLIYEANNPVRYEVEEAKSSELVVEVVPAEKVREGLPQKPGKTKRIFIVGKDL
- the purB gene encoding adenylosuccinate lyase yields the protein MAIHPIDYRYGSEEMKRIWEEENKLQKLLEVEAALARAHAKLGNIPEESARIISERANTKWVKVERVKEIEAEIHHDIMAVVKALSEVCGGHGKYVHLGATSNDIIDTANALLIKESLEIVLKDLRELRSILKNLAKEHKYTVCIGRTHGQHAVPTTYGMKFAIWLDEIQRHIDRIEEAKERILVGQMSGAVGTMASFGEKGLELQRLVMEDLGLKPARISNQIIQRDIYAELMGILALIASTLDKIALEIRNLQRTEILEVSEPFGKKQVGSSTMPHKRNPIRCEKVSGLARVIYSNVIPALLNNPLWHERDLTNSSVERVILPETFILLDEMLKSMKKVLSGLEFFPENIKRNLYLTKNLIMAEPLMLKLTEKGMGRQEAHELVRKLAMKAFKEGRDLLKVVRESEAMEYLTEDDLNSLKPENYIGLAPQIVDNVIAYIEEVERRERS
- a CDS encoding HD domain-containing protein, with the protein product MKPKIIHDPIHGSMKISGLILDLIKTPEFQRLRNIKQLGLAYLVYPGANHSRFEHSLGTYNIAKRLAMELGLSEEEKTLLETAALLHDIGHGPFSHTFEQIYEHYVREYDHMHLGQNIILGKIDIIDGEIEERQFIPEILDFYGYKPKEVADLILGKYGKRYLGQALHGDVDVDQLDYLIRDAHYTGVAHGIIDLERLLKVLRIHNNELVVDEKGVEAVEGMMVARALMYSRVYFHHTVKIAEGMLTRALEFALEDGYLWEFWKMTDCRVLVELEDLEGYPREIVKRIKYRDLFKAALLLGADELTAEEKRELLAVYRDIKKRQELERKLADAVGAKEGEVIIEFSTADLMLTEPRLKSTEIGVVMHTGEIKPLTKVTPLANALKRRQTPRWAVMVASPSKYVDKIRDMWRKVFFS
- a CDS encoding transcriptional regulator, whose product is MEKERLLRIVESIFRGTGFKVARMEFKGSCFDLAASRLFLLLFVKVLQNIDSLTEEQAEDLKRLAKFFEASPLIVGLRSKNEELEEGVVYERHGIYALNPQTLYDILVENELPAIFAERGGFYVRVNGEYLRELRERHGYSIGELAELLGVSRKSLQNYERGEQAMSLEVALRLEELFDAPIAKPIDVLNAKVEAKMEVEPETELEKEIFKRLEDFGMGVVKIKKAPFDAISKEEGVKILTGISERKTSSTVRRAQMVNEVSKIIQSDGLFILEKTKTEVVGEIPLIPKEKLNEIRDADELIEMIEELKKEIKRKIFS
- a CDS encoding Ribonuclease P protein component 3, with amino-acid sequence MKWIEMDVRSEEAYNQAKEWYDEVVFTKKVHLKNPPNFDELKSEIKGLKEKYKNVALLIITEKPSLIREIRKRISNTLIYVQGGNLRVVRFAIENKVDAVIAPEYGRKDSGFDHVLARLAAKNNVAVGFSLAPLLKATPYERANILKFMMKNWRLVEKYKTPRFLTSSAESKWEVRFPRDLMSLGINIGMEIPQAKASLSFYPEMMLKKLKRS